The proteins below come from a single Alnus glutinosa chromosome 9, dhAlnGlut1.1, whole genome shotgun sequence genomic window:
- the LOC133877383 gene encoding laccase-17-like: MGVFLLSSPAFPGVFLFLFITLCLIPELALAGITRHYKFDIVLQNVTRLCHRKSIVTVNGQFPGPRIVAREGDRLLIKVVNHVHNNISIHWHGIRQVQTGWADGPAYVTQCPIQTSQSYVYNFTTAGQRGTLFWHAHISWLRSTVYGPLIILPKRGVPYPFPKPYKEVPIIFGEWWNVDTEVVINQALQTGGGPNVSDAYTINGLPGPLYNCSAKDTFKLKVKPGKTYLLRLINAALNDELFFSIANHSLTVVEADAVYVKPFETNTVLIAPGQTTNVVLNTKAEFPNATFFMTARPYVTGLGTFDNSTVAGILEYHEFPRKTTLYSAASIGNLPLFKPVLPPLNDTSFATNFTNKLRSLASAQFPANVPQKVDRRFFFTIGLGTIPCPRNQTCLGPNGTMFAASVNNISFALPSRALLQAHFFGQSKGVYSPDFPSSPIFPFNYTGTPPNNTMASNGTKLVVLPFNTSVELVMLDTSILGAESHPLHLHGFNFFVVGQGFGNFDPNEDPAKFNLVDPVERNTLGIPSGGWVAIRFLADNPGVWFMHCHLEIHTSWGLRMAWVVLDGKLPNQKLHPPPADLPKR; the protein is encoded by the exons atgggtgtttttcttctttcatcgCCAGCATTTCCGGGAGTCTTTCTATTCTTATTCATTACATTGTGTCTCATCCCTGAGCTTGCACTTGCAGGCATAACCAGGCACTACAAGTTTGAT ATCGTATTGCAAAATGTAACACGACTGTGCCACAGAAAGAGCATTGTGACAGTAAATGGCCAGTTTCCTGGGCCTCGCATTGTAGCTAGGGAGGGTGACCGCCTTCTTATCAAGGTGGTCAACCATGTCCACAACAATATCTCCATCCACTG GCATGGCATTCGACAGGTTCAAACTGGGTGGGCTGATGGGCCAGCATATGTAACACAATGTCCCATACAAACTAGCCAGAGCTATGTGTACAACTTCACCACTGCAGGCCAAAGAGGCACTCTTTTCTGGCATGCCCACATATCCTGGCTAAGATCAACTGT atATGGTCCTCTTATCATTCTTCCCAAGCGTGGCGTTCCTTACCCATTTCCCAAACCCTACAAGGAAGTTCCCATCATCTTCG GAGAGTGGTGGAATGTAGATACTGAGGTAGTAATCAACCAAGCCCTGCAAACAGGAGGCGGCCCAAATGTCTCTGATGCCTATACAATCAATGGACTTCCAGGTCCACTCTATAACTGTTCTGCTAAAG ACACGTTCAAGCTGAAAGTGAAGCCTGGGAAGACTTATCTTCTCCGACTAATCAATGCAGCACTCAATGACGAGCTTTTCTTCAGCATTGCAAACCACAGCCTCACTGTTGTTGAAGCCGATGCTGTTTATGTCAAACCCTTTGAGACCAACACAGTTCTCATAGCCCCAGGACAGACCACGAATGTTGTTCTAAACACCAAAGCCGAATTCCCAAACGCAACATTCTTCATGACCGCTAGACCATATGTGACTGGCCTGGGCACTTTCGACAACTCCACTGTCGCAGGTATTCTAGAATATCATGAATTTCCACGCAAAACTACCCTTTATTCAGCTGCCTCCATTGGAAACCTTCCACTCTTCAAACCCGTTCTTCCTCCTCTAAACGACACTTCATTTGCGACAAATTTCACGAATAAACTCCGTAGCTTAGCAAGTGCTCAATTCCCAGCAAATGTCCCTCAAAAAGTCGACAGGCGCTTCTTCTTCACAATAGGTCTTGGAACAATCCCCTGCCCACGTAACCAAACATGCCTAGGGCCTAATGGAACAATGTTTGCAGCTTCTGTCAATAACATATCTTTTGCACTCCCATCCAGAGCCCTCCTCCAAGCCCACTTCTTTGGGCAATCCAAAGGGGTTTATTCTCCTGACTTTCCAAGCAGTCCCATCTTTCCCTTTAACTACACGGGCACCCCACCAAACAACACAATGGCGAGCAATGGGACAAAGCTAGTAGTGTTGCCTTTTAACACTAGCGTGGAGCTTGTCATGCTGGACACAAGCATTCTTGGCGCTGAGAGCCACCCTCTCCATCTTCATGGCTTTAATTTCTTTGTCGTCGGGCAAGGTTTTGGGAACTTTGATCCGAATGAGGACCCTGCGAAGTTCAATCTTGTTGACCCTGTTGAAAGAAACACTCTGGGTATTCCTTCAGGGGGTTGGGTGGCTATCCGGTTTCTAGCAGATAACCCAG GGGTTTGGTTCATGCATTGCCACCTGGAGATCCACACCAGCTGGGGTTTGAGGATGGCTTGGGTGGTCCTAGATGGAAAGCTTCCAAATCAGAAGCTGCATCCTCCACCGGCAGATCTTCCCAAGCGTTGA